The genomic region GCGTGATGGCGCAGGCGCGGGCCGAGCGCGAGGACCTGCTCGACCTGGTGGAGCGGCTCACCCCGGAGCAGTGGCGCACTCCGTCGCTGTGCGCGGGCTGGACGGTGCAGGACGTCGTCGCCCACGTGCTGAGCTACGACGAGCTCGGCCCACGGCAGCTGGCGGCTCGCTTCACCCGCGGTCTCTTCCTCGTCGACCGCACGAATGCGCTCGGTCTGTGCGAGTACGCCGTGCGCACTCCGGCTGAGCTGGTCGAGCTGCTCCGCGCCCACCTCACGCCGACGGGGCTGACCGCGGGCCTGGGCGGAGCGATCGCCCTCACCGACGGTCTCATCCACCAGCAGGACATCCGGCGCCCGCTGGGCGAGCCGCGGACCATCCCGGCGGAGCGGCTCGTGCCCGCGCTGCGCACCGCCCTGTTCGGCCCGGTGCTGCGCGGGGTGGTGCGCGTGCGCGACGTCCGGCTCGTGGCGACCGATCTGGACTGGGCGTTCGGTCGGGGGCCCGAGGTCCACGGCACCGCCGAGGCCCTCCTGATGGCCGTGGCGGGCCGGAGGGCGGTCGCCGACGAGCTCTCCGGGCCCGGACGGGCCCGGGTGGCGCAGCGGCTCGGTTGAGCCCGGCCATCCCTTGCCGCTGTCGGCGGTTCCGCGCACTCTGGGCAGATGGCGCACAGCGGCACGAGTGTGGGCACGGTCGTCCGATGGGACGGAAGCCAGGGCGCCGGCCTCATCGAGGCGCCGGATCTCCCGGGCGACTGCTGGGTGGAGGCAGCCGCGCTGGATCCCAGCGCCAACGGCGGTCTGCGCGCGGGACAGGTCGTCGAGGTGGAGTGGACCGAGACCGGGGCCGGTAGCCACCCCGTGCGTGCCGACCGCGTGACGCCACGGGACGACCTGCAGGCCACACCGGGCGCCTGACGCGCAGGGGACCACCCTGGAGATCAGCCGTCGACCAGTGCCGCCGCGGGCAGCCAGTCGGCGTCGAGCAGCTCGGCGATCTCCCGGAGGGACGACGTGTCCGCGCCCGCGGCCGAGCCGCTGACTGCCAGCCGCTCCACCATCACGCGCGCCACCTGCTCCTCCACGGTGTCCTCGGCGAACGCGATCCGCCACGGCGAGGTCTTCCCGTCCCGGTGGGTGCGGCCGGTGACCTGACGGGCCTGGATGCCGGAGAACCGTGGCTGGTGGAAGAGCCCCACCCGCGGGGTGTCCGAGGCAGCCCGCCCGTCCGGCAGAGTCTCGCCGGCGTGCAGCGAGATGGACGCCGTCACGGTGAACACGCAGACCATCGCGTCGCCCCGCTGGAAGCGCAGCCGCTCGCGCTCGACATCGAAGCGGTCCCTGCCGTAGATGCCGGCGACCGGGATGCCCGCGTCCAGCAGGGCCTCGCGGATCGGGTCGGCCGCCGTCTCGACGAACTCGACCGAGACCGCCACCTGGCGCTCGGCCTCCACCTGAGCCCGGACCCAGTCGACGGTGGCCTGCACCCGGATCAGCCCGGCCTTCTGGCGGAACCGCATGAGCGCGGCCCGGCCCTTCGCGCTCTGCCGCGCCTTGCGGGCCAGCTGCATCTCCGCCCGGAACTCCGACCACTCCGACTCGTAGGCGGCCCGCTCCGCGGGGGTCAGTGCCACCGGCGTGCCGGTCACCGACACCGGACCCCAGGGCGCCGGGCGGTGCAGCGTGGCGGGCGGGTCGGCGTCGGCCAGCCACGACTGCAGCCGCGTCAGGTCGGTGCGGCGGGCGTCGGCGTCCTCGGACCACTGCCAGCCGTAGCGGCCACGTTCCACGTGGAACCCGTGGGCCTCGAGCCGCTTCGGCAGGTCCGCCCACTCTCGGATCGACTCCCCGTGCCGGACGGCGAACTCCGGGGCCAGGTAGGGCAGCTCGAGCGGGGTGTGCGCGGGGGTGGCGGTGCAGGCCAGGACGAACGGGGCGTCCTTGACCCGGCCTGCCCCGGACACTGCCTTCCAGTGCTTCCAGCGCTGGGTGGTGGTGTGCCGGACCATGTGCGCCTCGTCGGCGACGACGACGTCGAACCGGAGCGTGGAGACCTTCGCCAGCCGGTCCCAGGTGGTCACGCACCAGCGGAGGCCGCCGTCGCCGAACCCGGCGATCGAGCGCGTCCAGTGCGGGATCGTGATGGCGGCCGGGCGGTCGGCGATCACCAGGACGGTCCGGACGTCGCGCTGCTCGGCGATCGCCTTCACCGCGAGGATCGCCGTCCCGGTCTTGCCCACGCCGGGGTCGTCACCGAGCAGGAACACCCGGCCGCCCGCTGCCGCGTGGGCGGCCACCACGTCGGCGCCGTCGCACTGCTGGTCCCGCGGCGTCATCGGCCGGGCCAGAGGGACCGCCCGCGGCTTCTCGTTGAGCTCGTCCTCCAGGAAGCGCTCGAACGTGTAGGGCGCCGGGTCGTAGGGTGCGAGCTCCGGTGGCAGGTCCGGGCCGACCCAGACGTGCGCCTGCAGGCCGGCGTGCCACACCGCTCCCGGCGCCGGCGCGCGGAACGGCACGGCGAGCACCCACACCCGCTCGCCCGGACCCGCGCTCGGAGTCTCCGGCGCCGGCTTCTTCGACCGCGCCGGTGCGGTGGCGCGCTTCGCGGTGGTGGTCGTCCTGCGGCTCGTCGTCCTGCTGCTCGTGCTGCGGCTGTTCTTGCTTCGGCGTGGCCGGCCTGGCATGGCTCTCCCCCTCGTCCCCGGCACGGTAGGCGGCGGCACCGACGGAACGTCTGATGGAATCGCCGGGTGACCGACGACGAAGGGGACGACGAGCGTCTCGCCACGCGCACCGTGGGGGAGTCGGGGCCGCGGGTCGTCTTCGTGCACGGGCTGTTCGGTCAGGGCCGGAACTGGACCACGATCGCCAAGGGGCTGGCGGACGGCCATCGCGTGACCCTGGTGGACCTGCCCAACCACGGGCACTCCCCGTGGACCGACCGGGTCGACTACCTCGACATGGCCGAGATGCTGGCCACGGAGTTCGAGCACCTGGGGGAGCCGGTCACGCTCGTCGGCCACTCGATGGGCGGGAAGGTGGCGATGCAGCTCGCGCTGCGGCGCCCGGAACTGCTGCGCGCGCTGGTCGTCGTCGACATCGGGCCGGTCGAGTACCCGTTGACGGGCGGCCGCACCGACGACCCCGACGAGGAGGCCTCGCCGTTCGCCGCGTTCATCGCGGCCATGCGGGCGATGGACCTCGACGCGCTGACGACCCGCGCCGATGCCGACGAGGCCCTGAAGACCGCCGTCCCCAGCCGGATGGTCCGCAGCTTCCTGCTGCAGAGCCTGGTGCGGGAGGGGGCGGACGGCGACGGGTGGTGCTGGCGGCTGAACCTGGAGCTGCTCGAGCGAGACCTCGGTGAGCTGCGCGGCTTCCCCGAGCCCCCGCCCGGGGCCACCTACGACGGCCCGGTCCTCTGGGTGGCGGGCGCGAACTCGACCTACGTGCTCGACGAGGACCGCCCGCACATGGACGCCCTCTTCCCCGCCACCCGGCTGGTCCGGATCAAGAACGCCGGCCACTGGGTGCACTCCGAGCAACCCGAGGTCTTCCTCGCGACCGTGCGCCGGTTCCTCGACACCGTCGAGAGCTGACCGGCGGCGCGTGCGACCCCTGGTACCTTCCGCGAGCCCGCCGATCCGTACCGCCGAAGGATCCTCATGCGTCTGCCCCGAGTCCTGGCCGCCGTCATCTCCGCGTCCAGCGCGGTCCTCGCCGTGGGAGCGCTCGGTATGGCGCCGGCCGCGGCCATCGCCAACGGCGTGGCGGCCGAGGAGGGGCAGTTCCCCTTCGCCGTGCAGCTGA from Blastococcus colisei harbors:
- a CDS encoding alpha/beta fold hydrolase; its protein translation is MTDDEGDDERLATRTVGESGPRVVFVHGLFGQGRNWTTIAKGLADGHRVTLVDLPNHGHSPWTDRVDYLDMAEMLATEFEHLGEPVTLVGHSMGGKVAMQLALRRPELLRALVVVDIGPVEYPLTGGRTDDPDEEASPFAAFIAAMRAMDLDALTTRADADEALKTAVPSRMVRSFLLQSLVREGADGDGWCWRLNLELLERDLGELRGFPEPPPGATYDGPVLWVAGANSTYVLDEDRPHMDALFPATRLVRIKNAGHWVHSEQPEVFLATVRRFLDTVES
- a CDS encoding maleylpyruvate isomerase family mycothiol-dependent enzyme; translation: MSVMAQARAEREDLLDLVERLTPEQWRTPSLCAGWTVQDVVAHVLSYDELGPRQLAARFTRGLFLVDRTNALGLCEYAVRTPAELVELLRAHLTPTGLTAGLGGAIALTDGLIHQQDIRRPLGEPRTIPAERLVPALRTALFGPVLRGVVRVRDVRLVATDLDWAFGRGPEVHGTAEALLMAVAGRRAVADELSGPGRARVAQRLG
- a CDS encoding helicase yields the protein MPGRPRRSKNSRSTSSRTTSRRTTTTAKRATAPARSKKPAPETPSAGPGERVWVLAVPFRAPAPGAVWHAGLQAHVWVGPDLPPELAPYDPAPYTFERFLEDELNEKPRAVPLARPMTPRDQQCDGADVVAAHAAAGGRVFLLGDDPGVGKTGTAILAVKAIAEQRDVRTVLVIADRPAAITIPHWTRSIAGFGDGGLRWCVTTWDRLAKVSTLRFDVVVADEAHMVRHTTTQRWKHWKAVSGAGRVKDAPFVLACTATPAHTPLELPYLAPEFAVRHGESIREWADLPKRLEAHGFHVERGRYGWQWSEDADARRTDLTRLQSWLADADPPATLHRPAPWGPVSVTGTPVALTPAERAAYESEWSEFRAEMQLARKARQSAKGRAALMRFRQKAGLIRVQATVDWVRAQVEAERQVAVSVEFVETAADPIREALLDAGIPVAGIYGRDRFDVERERLRFQRGDAMVCVFTVTASISLHAGETLPDGRAASDTPRVGLFHQPRFSGIQARQVTGRTHRDGKTSPWRIAFAEDTVEEQVARVMVERLAVSGSAAGADTSSLREIAELLDADWLPAAALVDG